The window ATGAACATCTGGGACTGGTCTCAGGGCGTCGGTCTTTACGGTATCTATAAATATTATAAATACAGCGGCAAGAAAAAGTATCTCGACTATCTGATCGAGTGGTTTGACTCCAAAATGCCCGACGAAGACAAGATCATGAAAAACGTCAACACCATGGCGCCGCTTTCGACCATGGCGCACCTTTATGAGGAGACGGGCAACGAAAAATACCGCGACTTCTGCATCCGCTGGGCCGAATGGGTTCTGCACGAGATGCCCCGCACCGATGAGGGCGGCCTTCAGCATCTGACGATTGATTCGTTGAACACCCAGCAGCTCTGGGCCGACACGGTCTTCATGACCGCGCTTTCAATGGCGAAAATCGGTCAGATCACCGGCAATCAGGCCTACAAAGACGAAGCGATAAAACAGTTTTTAATTCACATCAAATATCTCCAAGACCCCGAAACCGGGCTGTTATTCCACGGCTGGACTTTCGACGGGCATCACAACTTCGGCAAGGCGCTCTGGTGCCGCGGCAACTGCTGGTTCACGGCGGCTTCGATCGATATGACCGAATACATCGACATCCCCGAACCGGACAAGACCGCAATTTTTAACGGCTACCGCAAACAGTGCGCGGCGCTGAAAAAATATCAGGACGCATCCGGTTTGTTCCACACGCTGGTCGACGACCCGACCGCGTATTTGGAGAGTTCCGGTTCCGCCGGATTCATCTACGGCCTGCAAAAAGGCGTGGCCTCCGGTGTGCTCGACGACAGTTATAAAGCTGTCTGCGAAAAAGGCATTGACGGGCTTTGGAAAGAAATCGGCCCCGACGGCATCGTTTTGAACGCCTCCTACGGCACGGTCGTCCACATGACCAAGGACTATTACAAACAGATCCGCCTGACTTCCACCGGCTACGGCCAGTCGCTGACGTTGCTGGCACTGACGGAATACCTCTGCAGGCAGAAATAACAAAATCATGTTTTGGACAAGACAGCAATATATTGACCTGATGACCTTCAAAGGCGCGCCCCGCCCCATGTTCGTCGAGATTTTCGGGAAACTGATCGGGCTCGATGAGGAATGGGCTGCGCAGGGTGCCACCGAGGCCGAGCGCGATCTATCCGCTTTCAATTTCGACTGGGTGGAACGCATACCAGCCGGTGCCAACTGCGGTCTGATGGACCCGTTTGAGGAAAAAGTGCTTGAAAAAGGCGACGGATATGTCATTTCGCAGGATTATATGGGCCGTACCGTCAAGCTCTGTACCGCCACCGCGACCATCCCCCTGCCCGTCTCATATCCGGTCACCGATTTTGAGAGTTGGGAAAAAATCAAGCCGAAATTTCAATTCGACGAAAAACGGATCGACATGGAAGCCGTGAATGCGGCAGCCAAAGCACGTGAACACGACGCGCTGACGCACCTTGAAATCCCGGGCGGATTTGATATGCCTCGCGAACTGATGGGCGAAGAGAATCTTTGCATCGCCTATTACGACGACCCGGATCTAATTCGGGATATGCTCGACACGTTCGCCGACACCTCGCTGAAAGTGTTTGAACGGCTCGAAGGGAAACTCGCCGTCGACAATTTATACGTCCATGAGGACATGGCCGGAAAAAGCGGCCCGCTGATCGGTCCTTCGCTGTTTAACGAATTCGTTAAACCGTATTACAGCAAGCTTTGGGATGCGGCAAAAGCCCTCGGCGCTACGATTTTTTCTCAGGACAGCGACGGCAATATGAATCCCCTGCTTGAAAACATCGCCGAGAGCGGCGTTAACGTCTGTTTTCCGATGGAACCGGGCTCCGGGATGGACATCGTCAAAAGCCGGAAGCAACTCGGAAACCGCCTTGCCTACAAGGCCGGCATCGACAAGTACACTTTGAGCGGAACCAAAGAGTACATCCGCCGCGAGGTCGAATATAAAGTCGGCTCGTTAAAAAATGACCTCGGAATTGTCTTCGGACTCGACCACCGCATCCCGAACGGTGTTCCGATTGAAAATTACCGATATTACGTCTCTCTTGTCAAAGAAATCTTAAATATTCCCGCGAATGAAGCGGGAAAATGGACCCGGATGGGGTTCTAAACCATTTGCCCTGTTATCGGGCAGAAAGTGCGATTACATCATGGAAAAGGATTATTCCAAAGTACCGAATACCGTCGCCCACCTCGGCGACGACTATACCCAATACCTCGGTGCCGTTGTGCCCCCGATCTTCGAAAACACCCTGTTTACCCGCAAGGAAAAGAGCTTTGGCTATGTCTACACCCGCGTGGACAACCCGACCGTTAAGGTTACCGAACAAAAAATTGCGCAGCTTGAAAAAGGCAACCATGCCCTGCTGTTCGCCTCCGGTATGGCGGCGATCACCAGTTCCTTGATGGCGCTGCTGTCATCCGGTGACCATGCGGTTGTCGTGCGCAGCGTCTATCTGCCGGTCAAGGCCTTCTTTGACACCACGCTCTGTCCGCGCTACAACATCGGCGTGACCTATGTCCACGGTGATGACCTGAACGAATTTGAAGCAGCGATTCAGCCCAATACAAAGATCATTTACCTTGAAAGCCCGTCGTCGAACATCTTTTTGGTGCAGGACATCGCCGCAATCAGCAAGTTAGCCCATTCCAAGGGCATCAAAGTGCTGATTGACAGCACCTGGGCGACCCCGTATTTTCAGAACCCGCTCGATCTGGGCGCGGACGTCGTGATGCATTCCGCCAGCAAATACCTCGGCGGACACAGCGACATCATCGCGGGCGTCATTATCACCAAAGACCCTGAACTCAGCAAATTCGGCTGGAACGAACGCACCACCTACGGTTCATGTGTCGACCCGATGAAGGCCTGGCTGCTGACCCGCTCCCTGAGAAGCTTCCCCCTGCGCATGGAGCAGCACTGTAAAAACGGCGTACAGGTCGCCAAGTTCCTCGAGCAGCATCCGATGATCGAACGGGTTTACTATCCGGGACTCGAAAGTGACCCCGGCTACAAACTCGGTAAAAAACAGATGCGCGGCTATACCGGCCTGATGTCCTTTATCGCTAAGGCCCCGAAAGAAAAAGTGCTTCAGGCGCTCAAATCGCTGCAGTACTTTGAAGAAGGCCCGAGTTGGGGCGGCTACGAGAGCTTATTCAACTTCCCGGGTGCGGGCGAACCCGAAAAACTTGCCGAAATCGATATTCCCTCCGGGCTGTTCCGTATCTCGGTCGGCCTTGAGGATGCCGATTCCCTGTGCGCGGATCTTGACAACGCGCTCAATACCCTCAAGTAATCCCAATACCATTTTCAAAGGAGTGTTTTTTATGTCAACCAATTTTTCTCTCAAAGGTAAAGTCGCCATCGTCACCGGCTGTGAAGTCGGTCTCGGTTACGGCATGGCTAAAGGTCTGGCTGAAGCTGGCGCGGACATCTACGGCGCCTCTTATCCCGGCGATTTCGCAGAGATCAAAGCGGCTGTTGAGGCCTGCGGCAGACGGTTTGAAGGCCAAAAAGCCAACCTGATGTCCATCGAGCCGATCGATGACATTGTCAAAGACTGCGTCGCCAAATTCGGCCACGTCGACATCCTCGTCAACAACGCCGGTATCATCCGCCGTGAGGATTCGATCAACTTCTCCGAGAAGGATTGGGACGACGTAATGAACATCAACCTCAAAACCGTCTTTTTCTTCTCCCAGCGCGTCGCCAAGGAATATATGAAACAGGGCGGCGGCAAGATCATCAACATCGCTTCGATGCTCTCCTATCAGGGCGGCATCCGCGTTCCGTCTTACTGCGCATCCAAGAGCGGCGTCAAGGGCATCACGATGGAACTCGCCAACGAATGGGCCAAATTCAACATCAATATCAACGCTATCGCCCCGGGATATATGGCCACCAACAACACCGCACCGATCCGCGCCGACGCCGAACGCGAAGCCAGCATTCTTGCACGCATTCCGGCAGGTCGTTGGGGCACCCCCGATGACGTCGCCGGCGTCGCGGTCTTTTTGGCCTCACCCGCAGCGGACTATGTCAACGGTTTCACGATTGCCTGCGACGGCGGTTGGTTAGCCAGGTAAGTCTTCGACTTACCCAGAAGTTTATCCTTGACAGGCCAAACTTCCCGCTTTAAATGAAAGGAATGTTATAATTATGTTGGATATCAGACAGTGCTCCCATCCCGACGATGCAAAATACCTGACCACCGATGAGCTTCGTGAACGGTTTTTAATTGAAAACTTGTTTGTTGAAGACGAAATTAAAATGGTCTATTCCCATTACGACCGCTATATCATCGGCGGCTGCATTCCGGTGAAAAAGACTTTGAAACTCGAGGAACCGGAACTCAAAACCGAGTATTTCCTCGAACGCCGTGAATTGGCGTTTTTAAACACCGGCGGCGGAAAAGCTGTCGTCACGGTCGAGGGAAAGAAATACGTTCTCAACAACAAAGACGCGCTCTATGTCGGCAAGGGCAACAAAGACGTCACAGTTGCCAGTGAAGATGCAGCCAACCCCTGCCAGCTCTATTTTGTCTCCTGCACGGCGCATATGGCTTATCCGACCGTTCTCATCGACATCACCAAAGCCACTCCGGCGCATATGGGTGACAAGGCCAACTGCAACGAGCGTACAATCTATAAATACATCCACGCCGACGGTATCGCCAAGAGCTGCCAGCTGATGCTGGGCGTCACGATTTTGGAAAAGGGCAGCATCTGGAACACCATGCCGGTGCATACCCACGACCGCCGCATGGAGGCCTATCTCTACTTTGACCTCGGCGCGGACGACGTCGTCTTCCACCTGATGGGCGAACCGACCGAAACCCGCCATCTGGTCATGAAAGACCACGAGGCCGTCATCAGCCCGACCTGGTCGATTCACTCGGCAGCGGGAACTTCGAATTACGCGTTCTGCTGGGCCATGGCCGGTGAGAACTACACCTTTACCGATCAGGACTTTATCAAGCCCGTCGACATGAAATAATCTATAAAGAGAAAACTTTCGCAATCGGAAAGGATGTCATATTTATGAACGATCTGCTTAAACTTATCGGCGAATACGGACTCGTACCCGCCATTGCACTGGATAATGCCGATACCGCAGTACCTGTGGCAAAAGCACTGGTCGCGGGCGGTCTTCCCGTTGCCGAAATCACGTTCCGCACCGCAGCCGCAGCGGATTGCATTCGCCGTATCGCCAAGGAAGTTCCCGAAATCATCCTCGGCGCAGGCACGGTGCTGACCGTTGAACAGGCGAAAGAAGCCGTCGAATGCGGCGCAAAATATATTGTCGCCCCAGGCTTTAACCTCAAGGTCGTCCAATGGTGCCTCGACAACAAAATCCCGGTCATGCCCGGCGTTTCCGGCACCGCAGAAATCGAAGCGGCGCTCGAGATGGGTCTGACTGCGGTCAAGTTCTTCCCCGCCGAACAGATGGGTGGTATTGCGACATTGAAAGCATTCGGAGGCCCGTATGCGCAGATGAAGTTCCTGCCGACCGGCGGCGTGAACGAGAAAAACATCGCCGACTATCTGGCATTGCCCAATGTATTGGCCTGCGGCGGTTCTTTCGTCATTGACAAAGTCGCGATCAAAGAGGGCAA is drawn from Oscillospiraceae bacterium and contains these coding sequences:
- a CDS encoding glycoside hydrolase family 88 protein, whose amino-acid sequence is MRENKAVVEQKCEQIIDTLIAIGTEGTNILLNMNIWDWSQGVGLYGIYKYYKYSGKKKYLDYLIEWFDSKMPDEDKIMKNVNTMAPLSTMAHLYEETGNEKYRDFCIRWAEWVLHEMPRTDEGGLQHLTIDSLNTQQLWADTVFMTALSMAKIGQITGNQAYKDEAIKQFLIHIKYLQDPETGLLFHGWTFDGHHNFGKALWCRGNCWFTAASIDMTEYIDIPEPDKTAIFNGYRKQCAALKKYQDASGLFHTLVDDPTAYLESSGSAGFIYGLQKGVASGVLDDSYKAVCEKGIDGLWKEIGPDGIVLNASYGTVVHMTKDYYKQIRLTSTGYGQSLTLLALTEYLCRQK
- a CDS encoding PLP-dependent aspartate aminotransferase family protein, encoding MEKDYSKVPNTVAHLGDDYTQYLGAVVPPIFENTLFTRKEKSFGYVYTRVDNPTVKVTEQKIAQLEKGNHALLFASGMAAITSSLMALLSSGDHAVVVRSVYLPVKAFFDTTLCPRYNIGVTYVHGDDLNEFEAAIQPNTKIIYLESPSSNIFLVQDIAAISKLAHSKGIKVLIDSTWATPYFQNPLDLGADVVMHSASKYLGGHSDIIAGVIITKDPELSKFGWNERTTYGSCVDPMKAWLLTRSLRSFPLRMEQHCKNGVQVAKFLEQHPMIERVYYPGLESDPGYKLGKKQMRGYTGLMSFIAKAPKEKVLQALKSLQYFEEGPSWGGYESLFNFPGAGEPEKLAEIDIPSGLFRISVGLEDADSLCADLDNALNTLK
- the kduI gene encoding 5-dehydro-4-deoxy-D-glucuronate isomerase gives rise to the protein MDIRQCSHPDDAKYLTTDELRERFLIENLFVEDEIKMVYSHYDRYIIGGCIPVKKTLKLEEPELKTEYFLERRELAFLNTGGGKAVVTVEGKKYVLNNKDALYVGKGNKDVTVASEDAANPCQLYFVSCTAHMAYPTVLIDITKATPAHMGDKANCNERTIYKYIHADGIAKSCQLMLGVTILEKGSIWNTMPVHTHDRRMEAYLYFDLGADDVVFHLMGEPTETRHLVMKDHEAVISPTWSIHSAAGTSNYAFCWAMAGENYTFTDQDFIKPVDMK
- the kduD gene encoding 2-dehydro-3-deoxy-D-gluconate 5-dehydrogenase KduD, with the translated sequence MSTNFSLKGKVAIVTGCEVGLGYGMAKGLAEAGADIYGASYPGDFAEIKAAVEACGRRFEGQKANLMSIEPIDDIVKDCVAKFGHVDILVNNAGIIRREDSINFSEKDWDDVMNINLKTVFFFSQRVAKEYMKQGGGKIINIASMLSYQGGIRVPSYCASKSGVKGITMELANEWAKFNININAIAPGYMATNNTAPIRADAEREASILARIPAGRWGTPDDVAGVAVFLASPAADYVNGFTIACDGGWLAR
- a CDS encoding uroporphyrinogen decarboxylase family protein, whose protein sequence is MFWTRQQYIDLMTFKGAPRPMFVEIFGKLIGLDEEWAAQGATEAERDLSAFNFDWVERIPAGANCGLMDPFEEKVLEKGDGYVISQDYMGRTVKLCTATATIPLPVSYPVTDFESWEKIKPKFQFDEKRIDMEAVNAAAKAREHDALTHLEIPGGFDMPRELMGEENLCIAYYDDPDLIRDMLDTFADTSLKVFERLEGKLAVDNLYVHEDMAGKSGPLIGPSLFNEFVKPYYSKLWDAAKALGATIFSQDSDGNMNPLLENIAESGVNVCFPMEPGSGMDIVKSRKQLGNRLAYKAGIDKYTLSGTKEYIRREVEYKVGSLKNDLGIVFGLDHRIPNGVPIENYRYYVSLVKEILNIPANEAGKWTRMGF
- a CDS encoding bifunctional 4-hydroxy-2-oxoglutarate aldolase/2-dehydro-3-deoxy-phosphogluconate aldolase → MNDLLKLIGEYGLVPAIALDNADTAVPVAKALVAGGLPVAEITFRTAAAADCIRRIAKEVPEIILGAGTVLTVEQAKEAVECGAKYIVAPGFNLKVVQWCLDNKIPVMPGVSGTAEIEAALEMGLTAVKFFPAEQMGGIATLKAFGGPYAQMKFLPTGGVNEKNIADYLALPNVLACGGSFVIDKVAIKEGNYAKITELTKTAVKAILGYQIAHVGIYTKDDAQTDTVKAFLSMAFDLPQTKGFVGTEFEVMTPYLAEKGHVAIATNSTERGVRYMTDKGIKFNPDGMKYNDKGKLNAAYLDIDLNGFTLHLLQKKF